One stretch of Euphorbia lathyris chromosome 7, ddEupLath1.1, whole genome shotgun sequence DNA includes these proteins:
- the LOC136201529 gene encoding growth-regulating factor 2-like: MASGSSNPSFSSYFQSNVSSPNFTSFQPSPPFHTSIGGYGSSGAFTLSQFMELQNQKLIYNYISANLTVPPHLLRPIFNSLYPPMKLGTSRQGYSDPHPERCRRTDGKKWRCAKDALTGYKYCERHVHRHRAKKKAQHQTNMVITSSSEQVPQGVSADSFVNDSSQRRSFFNLNEQEAQEQNLLHHFIDDWTPSDYSLISSDSDNQKLE; encoded by the exons ATGGCATCTGGGTCTAGCAATCCTTCCTTCAGTTCATACTTTCAATCAAATGTCAGCTCCCCCAATTTCACTAGCTTTCAACCATCACCTCCTTTTCATACGAGCATAG GAGGTTATGGTAGCAGTGGAGCATTCACTTTGAGTCAGTTTATGGAATTACAAAACCAGAAATTGATATATAATTATATCTCAGCAAACTTGACAGTGCCACCTCATTTGCTCAGACCCATTTTCAATTCTCTCTACCCTCCTA TGAAATTGGGCACTTCTCGTCAAGGTTATAGTGATCCACACCCAGAAAGATGTCGTCGAACCGATGGGAAGAAATGGCGATGTGCAAAAGATGCACTTACAGGCTATAAGTATTGCGAGAGGCATGTGCATAGACATCGGGCAAAAAAGAAGGCACAACACCAAACAAATATGGTAATAACCAGTAGCTCTGAACAAGTTCCACAAGGAGTTTCAGCTGATTCCTTTGTTAATGATAGTTCACAAAGAAGGTCTTTCTTCAACTTGAATGAGCAAGAAGCACAGGAACAAAATCTCCTTCACCATTTCATTGATGATTGGACGCCCTCAGATTACTCATTAATATCCTCTGATAGTGATAATCAGAAACTAGAATGA